From Deinococcus yavapaiensis KR-236, a single genomic window includes:
- a CDS encoding nuclear transport factor 2 family protein: protein MTNTSSPGHAFYERQVAALQANDIDAIVRQYTDDARVVGFDFQVQGSDAIRTHFTNYMARLGFVRLVSTDKFTETPDAIFFEATVNVQGGQARVYDVFVLRDGRATHHFTGLLGFTPESAPQNPTEVPA, encoded by the coding sequence ATGACGAACACGTCCAGCCCCGGCCACGCCTTCTACGAACGTCAAGTCGCCGCGCTTCAAGCGAACGACATCGACGCGATCGTTCGTCAGTACACCGATGACGCCCGCGTGGTCGGCTTCGACTTCCAAGTGCAAGGATCCGACGCGATTCGCACGCACTTCACCAACTACATGGCGCGCCTCGGATTCGTTCGCTTGGTGTCCACCGACAAGTTCACGGAAACGCCCGACGCGATCTTCTTCGAGGCGACCGTGAACGTGCAAGGCGGACAAGCGCGCGTGTACGACGTGTTCGTGCTTCGAGACGGCCGCGCGACGCACCACTTCACCGGCCTGCTGGGCTTCACGCCCGAGTCTGCTCCTCAAAACCCCACGGAGGTGCCCGCATGA
- a CDS encoding tautomerase family protein, which translates to MPIITVQFIKDVVATPEQKRELIEKLTDTFVGVLGEVVRPYVYCLIQETPQAEWGIAGKPMPDLAFLTGPQYADYHAKANAIMSSVIGGAPPTEPEPVKDWGS; encoded by the coding sequence ATGCCGATCATCACGGTGCAGTTCATCAAGGACGTCGTCGCGACGCCCGAACAAAAGCGCGAGCTCATCGAAAAGCTCACCGACACCTTCGTCGGCGTGCTCGGCGAGGTGGTGCGCCCCTACGTCTACTGCCTCATTCAAGAAACGCCGCAAGCCGAGTGGGGCATCGCCGGCAAACCCATGCCCGACCTCGCCTTCCTCACCGGTCCGCAGTACGCGGACTACCACGCCAAGGCGAACGCCATCATGAGCTCCGTCATCGGAGGAGCGCCACCGACGGAGCCCGAACCCGTCAAGGACTGGGGAAGTTGA
- a CDS encoding ester cyclase has protein sequence MTALDPQAVRRKLTPSEMKARMVYIYDETNKGNLAVFEELFAPEFVSYGGAGFGDLHGPAAFRDLYQQFLVGMPDLRIDSTFMVAEGDIVFVRGTLTGTHSGDFMGVAPTNKRIEWTGTAVFKFGEQGLCVARWQEWDGLSVLQQLGVIPTPPNAPTPNLSHAPEADPTAADVDAERVNANRALMRRFIQEVWNEGNMDVADEIFAPNATSPDAPGLPDGPQGVKIIAQMFRSAFPDYHMEIDLIAAEGDRVAAHFIQTGTHQGELMGIPASGRTVRFGEMGLLRLENGQVVESFYNPDMLTLMQQLGVGGNAPASGA, from the coding sequence ATGACGGCGCTCGATCCTCAAGCCGTGCGCCGCAAGCTCACGCCCAGCGAAATGAAAGCCCGGATGGTCTACATCTACGACGAGACCAACAAAGGCAACCTCGCCGTGTTCGAGGAACTCTTCGCGCCCGAGTTCGTCAGTTACGGCGGCGCGGGCTTCGGAGATCTGCACGGGCCCGCCGCGTTCCGCGACTTGTACCAGCAGTTTCTCGTCGGCATGCCCGACTTGCGCATCGACTCGACCTTCATGGTGGCCGAAGGGGACATCGTCTTCGTGCGGGGCACGCTCACCGGAACGCACAGCGGCGACTTCATGGGCGTCGCGCCGACGAACAAGAGAATCGAGTGGACGGGCACCGCCGTCTTCAAGTTCGGCGAGCAGGGCTTGTGCGTCGCGCGCTGGCAAGAGTGGGACGGCTTGAGCGTCCTTCAGCAACTCGGCGTCATCCCGACGCCGCCGAACGCGCCCACTCCGAACCTCTCGCACGCGCCCGAAGCCGATCCGACCGCTGCCGACGTCGATGCGGAGCGCGTGAACGCCAACCGCGCCCTCATGCGCCGCTTCATCCAGGAAGTTTGGAACGAAGGCAACATGGACGTCGCCGACGAGATCTTCGCGCCGAACGCCACGAGCCCCGACGCGCCGGGGCTGCCCGACGGCCCGCAAGGCGTCAAGATCATCGCGCAGATGTTCCGCTCGGCCTTCCCCGACTACCACATGGAAATCGACCTCATCGCGGCGGAAGGCGACCGCGTCGCGGCGCACTTCATCCAGACGGGCACGCACCAAGGCGAACTGATGGGCATTCCCGCCTCGGGGCGCACCGTGCGCTTCGGTGAGATGGGCCTCCTTCGGCTCGAAAACGGGCAGGTCGTCGAAAGCTTCTACAACCCGGACATGCTGACGCTCATGCAGCAACTCGGCGTGGGCGGAAACGCCCCCGCGAGCGGCGCCTGA
- a CDS encoding response regulator transcription factor, with product MPSVAIVEDEALFRALLRGALTATGGVSVLAEYGDAPSALGDAMIREADVVLLDIDLGSSEVDGIGLGMQLREHAPRLGVVLLSNHAHLAFAHALIASEMVGWAYLLKKSVRDLDTLLRAISAVRVGEIVLDPALVGGRKHPHSARFSHLTWRQIELWELITQGFSNAAIAQRLGRSQKWIDNAVGGLYAALGVDTHDPTINARVAAALLYAREAQNAHLTSP from the coding sequence GTGCCGTCCGTCGCGATCGTCGAGGACGAAGCGCTCTTCCGCGCCTTGTTGCGCGGCGCCCTCACCGCGACGGGAGGCGTCTCGGTCCTCGCGGAGTACGGAGACGCGCCGTCCGCCCTCGGCGACGCCATGATTCGCGAAGCGGACGTCGTGCTGCTCGACATCGACCTCGGGTCGAGCGAAGTCGACGGCATCGGTCTCGGCATGCAGCTGCGCGAACATGCCCCTCGCCTCGGCGTCGTCCTGCTGTCGAACCATGCCCACCTCGCCTTCGCCCACGCGCTCATCGCGTCCGAGATGGTCGGGTGGGCCTACCTGCTCAAGAAGTCCGTCCGCGACCTCGACACCTTGCTGCGCGCCATCTCCGCCGTGCGCGTGGGTGAAATCGTGCTCGACCCCGCGCTCGTCGGAGGCCGCAAGCATCCGCACAGCGCCCGCTTCTCGCATCTCACGTGGCGGCAGATCGAACTGTGGGAGCTCATCACCCAAGGCTTCAGCAACGCCGCCATCGCCCAAAGACTCGGACGCAGCCAGAAATGGATCGACAACGCCGTCGGCGGCCTGTACGCCGCTCTCGGCGTCGACACCCACGATCCCACCATCAACGCTCGCGTCGCCGCCGCGCTTCTGTACGCCCGAGAAGCGCAAAACGCTCACTTGACGTCTCCGTGA
- a CDS encoding type 1 glutamine amidotransferase domain-containing protein, producing MKKILVVLSEYGFWGEELVGPLEAFDAHGYETVFMTPNGKRPHALPPSMEVGYFDPPLRKVVTDEYYAQRTREIDESDRLAQPINLCTWFPERPYFSSDEFAHGLEEYYNKRQQCWKELEQYDALLMVGGSGPIVDMVNNQRLHDVILGFRALNKLIIAECYAVTCLAFAREWEDRKSIIAGKHVTGHALEYDYKDGTGFLNTDLNMGPPPYPLEFILRDATQPGGQYHGGVGRTRSTVLDFPYLTGRSTQDSKLVGELAVQVLEQGLQRYGW from the coding sequence ATGAAGAAGATTTTGGTCGTCTTGTCCGAATACGGTTTTTGGGGCGAAGAGCTCGTCGGACCGCTCGAAGCTTTCGACGCGCACGGTTACGAGACCGTGTTCATGACGCCGAACGGCAAGCGTCCGCACGCCTTGCCGCCCAGCATGGAAGTCGGTTACTTCGATCCGCCCTTGCGCAAAGTCGTCACGGACGAGTACTACGCTCAGCGCACGCGCGAAATCGACGAATCGGACCGCTTGGCGCAACCTATCAACTTGTGCACGTGGTTCCCCGAGCGCCCGTACTTCAGCAGCGACGAGTTCGCGCACGGCCTGGAAGAGTATTACAACAAGCGCCAGCAGTGCTGGAAGGAGTTGGAGCAGTACGACGCCCTGCTGATGGTCGGCGGCAGCGGCCCCATCGTCGATATGGTCAACAACCAGCGTCTGCACGACGTCATCCTCGGCTTCCGGGCGCTCAACAAGCTCATCATCGCCGAGTGCTACGCCGTCACGTGCCTCGCGTTCGCCCGCGAGTGGGAAGACCGCAAGAGCATCATCGCCGGCAAGCACGTCACGGGCCACGCCTTGGAGTACGACTACAAGGACGGCACGGGCTTCCTCAACACGGACCTCAACATGGGGCCGCCCCCGTACCCGCTGGAGTTCATCTTGCGCGACGCGACCCAGCCGGGCGGTCAATACCACGGCGGCGTCGGCCGCACGCGCTCCACCGTCCTCGACTTCCCGTACCTCACGGGCCGCTCCACGCAAGACTCCAAGCTCGTCGGCGAACTCGCCGTGCAAGTGCTCGAACAAGGCTTGCAGCGCTACGGATGGTGA
- a CDS encoding ester cyclase, giving the protein MTTPEPTSASNITEQNKALFNRWFGRVWNSGEYAIAHEVISPRMRVHGAGGQPVEQGPDGLVGLISTWRDAFPDGRMDSTLLIAEGDLVAALLTWRGTHQAEFYGAPASGQSVVCTSIGIDRIENGIIVDGWGELDMVGMMQQMGVMPKVGPGASAHEQSAEWGSPTEVRPGEGRGDEKAVAQAFVEAFNAGNLTPVLAEDYREFNPALGARDADEANEIVAELRAAMPDLQYRHDPGLLIAEGDLVAVHGVLIGTYNGAGLWGSKPNGQYVAWTQSEILRIRDGKVAERWSCPDVLSLYQGAGVLPTAGGTS; this is encoded by the coding sequence ATGACCACTCCGGAACCGACGAGCGCGTCGAACATCACCGAGCAGAACAAAGCCCTGTTCAACCGGTGGTTCGGGCGCGTGTGGAACAGCGGCGAGTACGCAATCGCGCATGAAGTTATCAGTCCCCGCATGCGCGTTCACGGCGCGGGCGGCCAACCGGTCGAGCAAGGCCCCGACGGCCTCGTCGGCTTGATCTCGACGTGGCGCGACGCCTTTCCCGACGGCCGCATGGACTCGACCTTGCTGATCGCCGAGGGCGACCTCGTCGCGGCGCTCCTCACGTGGCGCGGCACGCACCAAGCGGAATTCTACGGCGCGCCCGCCAGCGGACAGTCGGTGGTGTGCACGTCCATCGGCATCGACCGAATAGAGAACGGCATCATCGTCGACGGCTGGGGCGAACTCGACATGGTCGGCATGATGCAGCAGATGGGCGTCATGCCGAAGGTCGGTCCCGGCGCGAGCGCGCACGAGCAGTCCGCCGAGTGGGGCAGTCCGACCGAAGTGCGCCCCGGAGAGGGACGCGGCGACGAGAAGGCGGTCGCGCAAGCGTTCGTCGAGGCGTTCAACGCGGGCAACCTCACGCCCGTTCTCGCCGAGGACTACCGCGAATTCAACCCCGCCTTGGGCGCGCGTGACGCGGACGAAGCGAACGAAATCGTCGCCGAGTTGCGCGCCGCCATGCCCGACTTGCAGTACCGCCACGATCCCGGCTTGCTGATCGCCGAGGGCGATCTCGTGGCCGTTCACGGCGTCCTCATCGGGACGTACAACGGCGCCGGACTGTGGGGAAGCAAGCCCAACGGGCAGTACGTCGCGTGGACTCAATCCGAGATTCTGCGTATCCGTGACGGAAAGGTCGCCGAACGCTGGAGCTGCCCGGACGTCTTGTCGCTGTACCAAGGAGCGGGCGTGCTGCCCACCGCCGGAGGAACGTCATGA
- a CDS encoding low temperature requirement protein A, with the protein MEKNRERQAGFAGLRLTLADAEEAGGRRATWLELFFDLVFVVAIGNLAKVLLGKHDVSGVLVFLGLFVPVWWAWIGISYFVDKYQLPEVALRLLMLTQIAFSLGLAVGLLSVVKGHPELFVASYVGLRLTLTALHVWASRAHEEGRELNAKYAAGFAIGTALWAASLAVDGSARYWIWGVAIVLEIVATVLAYTTSRRIPAQVSHMDERFGLFTIIVLGESVIAVASGAKASGIESAWPVAAVGLMLAGAVWWLYFDRMDHSVIDRALRSGRRALLRSFVYGYSHLAVFASIVATSMGVELAFEDAKTGSMEPDTNWLLYGGLAVYLAALTVVQSSGRGNLPSRVLLARAAAVVALVALGFVGSSLSLSLALLLGLLVVGALVTFEHLTFKSLPSGHVPHESPVSSAQP; encoded by the coding sequence ATGGAGAAAAACAGAGAAAGGCAGGCGGGATTCGCTGGGCTGCGTCTGACGTTGGCGGACGCCGAGGAAGCGGGCGGTCGACGGGCGACTTGGCTGGAATTGTTCTTCGACCTCGTCTTCGTCGTCGCGATCGGCAACTTGGCGAAGGTGCTGCTCGGAAAGCATGACGTGTCGGGCGTCCTCGTCTTTCTCGGGCTGTTCGTCCCCGTGTGGTGGGCGTGGATCGGCATCAGCTACTTCGTGGACAAGTACCAACTGCCGGAAGTCGCGCTGCGCCTGCTGATGCTCACGCAGATCGCGTTCAGCCTCGGCCTCGCCGTGGGCCTGCTGAGTGTCGTCAAGGGCCACCCGGAACTGTTCGTCGCGTCGTACGTCGGGCTCCGATTGACGCTGACGGCCCTGCACGTATGGGCGTCGCGGGCGCACGAGGAAGGCCGAGAGCTCAACGCGAAGTACGCGGCGGGCTTCGCCATAGGCACGGCGCTCTGGGCGGCCTCGCTCGCCGTGGACGGATCGGCCCGCTACTGGATTTGGGGCGTCGCGATCGTGTTGGAGATCGTCGCGACCGTCTTGGCTTACACCACCTCGCGCCGCATTCCGGCGCAAGTGTCGCACATGGACGAACGGTTCGGCCTGTTCACGATCATCGTGTTGGGCGAATCGGTCATCGCGGTCGCGTCGGGCGCCAAAGCCAGCGGCATCGAATCGGCCTGGCCCGTCGCGGCGGTGGGGTTGATGCTGGCGGGCGCGGTATGGTGGCTGTACTTCGACCGGATGGATCACTCTGTCATCGACCGCGCGCTGAGAAGCGGTCGCCGAGCGCTGCTGCGCAGCTTCGTGTACGGATACTCGCATCTCGCCGTCTTCGCGAGCATCGTCGCGACGAGCATGGGCGTCGAACTCGCCTTCGAAGACGCGAAGACGGGCAGCATGGAACCGGACACGAATTGGCTGCTGTACGGCGGACTCGCCGTGTACCTGGCGGCCTTGACGGTCGTGCAGTCGAGCGGCCGAGGCAACTTGCCGTCACGCGTCCTGCTCGCGCGGGCCGCCGCGGTCGTCGCACTCGTCGCGCTCGGCTTCGTGGGCTCTTCACTCTCGCTGTCGCTCGCCTTGCTGCTGGGTTTGCTGGTGGTGGGCGCGCTCGTCACCTTCGAGCACTTGACCTTCAAGTCGCTGCCTTCGGGCCATGTACCGCACGAAAGTCCGGTGTCCTCGGCTCAGCCGTGA
- a CDS encoding thiamine pyrophosphate-binding protein, with product MTLQDRTERASVGKTGRQLIIEQFLADGMKFMFGNPGTVEQGFLDALEEYPEFQYVLTMQETIAVAMADGYARATNGPALVQLHSGVGLGNGVGMLYQAMRGHAPLVVVAGESGVQYDAMDAQMAADLVAIARPVTKYATRVVDPASLLRVLRRAVKIATTPPTGPVFVALPMDVLDAVIQDEVVPSTRVRSRVTPASDDLEQAATLLAGASRPVVLMGDGITFSGAHGELARVAELLGAPVYGVNSSEINMPSSHPLYGGTTGHMFGEDSQRLLKDHDAALIVGTYVFPEVFPLLSGAFAPNTRLVHVDLNAYEMGKNFPVELALLGDPKSTLAALGDLVATRQNDEDRASAAARSRAFSDAKRAKTEAIIAHDFTHRDDVPLRMSRFMDELSSRLPEGAVIVDEALTSSPEITRYLPDLEPGQFLQTRGGSLGIGIPGALGAKLAHPDREVIGFTGDGGSMYTIQALWTAAHHDIGAKFVICNNQSYKLLKLNIAQYWRERGLPAHEFPKSFDLHDPIVDFAALSRSMGVPAEKVETPEQVGPAIERMLASDGPYLIDLVLSKDL from the coding sequence ATGACCCTGCAAGACCGTACCGAGCGCGCGTCCGTCGGCAAGACCGGACGTCAGCTCATCATCGAGCAGTTCCTCGCCGACGGGATGAAGTTCATGTTCGGCAACCCCGGCACGGTCGAACAAGGGTTCCTCGACGCCCTTGAGGAATACCCCGAGTTTCAGTACGTCCTGACGATGCAAGAAACCATCGCGGTCGCCATGGCCGACGGGTACGCCCGCGCCACGAACGGCCCCGCCCTCGTGCAACTGCACTCGGGCGTCGGCCTCGGCAACGGCGTCGGGATGCTGTACCAAGCGATGCGCGGCCACGCCCCGCTCGTCGTCGTCGCGGGAGAGTCAGGGGTGCAGTACGACGCGATGGACGCCCAGATGGCGGCCGACCTCGTCGCCATCGCTCGGCCCGTCACGAAGTACGCGACGCGCGTCGTCGACCCCGCCTCCTTGCTGCGCGTGCTGAGACGCGCCGTGAAGATCGCCACGACGCCTCCCACGGGCCCCGTGTTCGTCGCGCTTCCCATGGACGTCCTCGACGCGGTCATTCAAGACGAGGTCGTACCGAGCACGCGGGTACGCTCACGCGTGACGCCCGCCTCCGACGACTTGGAACAAGCGGCGACCCTGCTCGCGGGCGCGTCCCGCCCCGTGGTCCTCATGGGAGACGGCATCACCTTCAGCGGCGCGCACGGCGAGCTCGCCCGCGTTGCCGAGCTGCTCGGAGCGCCGGTGTACGGCGTGAATTCCAGCGAGATCAACATGCCGTCGAGTCACCCCTTGTACGGCGGCACCACCGGGCACATGTTCGGCGAAGACTCGCAGCGTCTCCTGAAAGACCACGACGCCGCCTTGATCGTCGGGACCTACGTGTTTCCCGAAGTCTTCCCGCTGCTGTCGGGCGCGTTCGCGCCGAACACGCGCCTCGTGCACGTCGATCTCAACGCGTACGAGATGGGCAAGAACTTCCCCGTCGAGCTCGCCCTGCTCGGCGATCCCAAGTCGACGCTCGCCGCGCTCGGCGACCTCGTGGCGACGCGGCAAAACGACGAGGACCGCGCCTCGGCCGCGGCTCGTTCACGCGCCTTTTCCGACGCGAAACGCGCGAAGACCGAGGCGATCATCGCGCACGACTTCACGCACCGAGACGACGTTCCGCTGCGCATGTCGCGCTTCATGGACGAACTCTCGTCGCGCTTGCCCGAAGGCGCCGTCATCGTGGACGAGGCCCTCACGAGCAGCCCCGAGATCACGCGCTACCTGCCCGACCTCGAGCCGGGTCAGTTTCTGCAAACGCGCGGCGGCTCGCTCGGCATCGGCATTCCCGGCGCGCTCGGCGCGAAGCTCGCGCATCCCGACCGTGAAGTGATCGGCTTCACGGGTGACGGCGGCTCGATGTACACCATCCAAGCGCTTTGGACGGCGGCGCACCACGACATCGGCGCGAAGTTCGTCATCTGCAACAACCAGAGTTACAAGCTGCTCAAGCTCAACATCGCGCAGTACTGGCGCGAACGCGGTCTGCCCGCGCACGAGTTCCCGAAGTCCTTCGATCTGCACGATCCCATCGTGGACTTCGCCGCACTTTCGCGCTCGATGGGCGTGCCCGCCGAGAAGGTCGAGACGCCCGAGCAAGTCGGCCCGGCCATCGAGCGGATGCTCGCGAGCGACGGTCCGTACCTGATCGACCTCGTCCTGAGCAAGGACTTGTGA
- a CDS encoding nuclear transport factor 2 family protein has protein sequence MTDTKTSSNTELVLKMYQYFSQGDMESIKRELFHPEISWTMPGRHPLSGTMVGPDAVVAFFGALFQAGISVDNIHFGELDDGTVIEKHMGHGELNGEKFLFPTCTSYGVKDGKLHTVQVHNGDYPTVERYFWGKFKLKGVPERLAD, from the coding sequence ATGACGGACACGAAGACCAGCAGCAACACCGAACTCGTTTTGAAGATGTACCAGTACTTCAGCCAAGGTGACATGGAGTCGATCAAGCGCGAACTCTTCCACCCCGAGATTTCTTGGACGATGCCCGGCCGTCACCCCCTGTCGGGCACCATGGTCGGCCCGGACGCCGTCGTGGCGTTTTTCGGCGCGCTCTTCCAAGCGGGCATCAGCGTCGACAACATCCACTTCGGCGAACTCGACGACGGCACCGTGATCGAGAAGCACATGGGGCACGGAGAGCTCAACGGCGAGAAGTTCCTCTTCCCGACGTGCACGAGCTACGGCGTCAAGGACGGCAAGCTTCACACCGTCCAAGTGCACAACGGCGACTACCCGACCGTGGAACGCTACTTCTGGGGCAAGTTCAAGCTCAAGGGCGTGCCCGAGCGGCTGGCCGACTGA
- a CDS encoding nuclear transport factor 2 family protein yields the protein MTQTQSKVTPDLVRAAYGALGSGDRAQIEQYWSNDMHWLVPGLHALAGWYKSLDEFLGFMAKTAELSGNSFEMEQVTILTNDEWSADVTHNRGRRAGVPEGDTSPYTNLDIWVIHLLRWRDGKVVEGRGAIFGDGTTRFNEFWSQLLPDGTRLPQ from the coding sequence ATGACGCAGACGCAATCGAAAGTGACGCCCGACCTCGTTCGGGCCGCGTACGGCGCGCTCGGAAGTGGCGACCGCGCGCAAATCGAGCAGTACTGGTCAAACGACATGCATTGGCTCGTGCCGGGCCTGCATGCCCTCGCCGGGTGGTACAAGAGCCTCGACGAGTTCTTGGGCTTCATGGCCAAAACCGCCGAACTTTCGGGCAACTCCTTCGAGATGGAGCAAGTCACCATCTTGACGAACGACGAGTGGTCGGCGGACGTGACGCACAACCGTGGACGACGCGCGGGCGTGCCCGAGGGCGACACCTCGCCTTACACGAACCTCGACATCTGGGTGATCCACCTGTTGAGGTGGCGCGACGGCAAGGTCGTGGAAGGTCGCGGCGCGATCTTCGGGGACGGAACCACGCGCTTCAACGAGTTCTGGAGCCAACTCCTTCCCGACGGCACCCGCCTTCCGCAGTAA
- a CDS encoding GAF domain-containing sensor histidine kinase — MDSVLRGSRLAPSFDDTMTGKIVEDARLALGMPYIALARFDEATRTTRIVATGGASGDAMQRGIRLARRLIPSFDPFSATASADYNEHTRAVYFERRVVMAPLSDIVGDLVPPLMLQIAAKVAGISHCMLVPLHVEERVFGSLVCVQRGETFTEADTRIACAFASQVALHLRNLELLAEQRRITLALEESRALVTEAEERTKREISEFLHSRVQSRLLVAWYRLGELSEQYPEARPALERVREDLEHLREHDVRSISHLLHPEALGVGLVAALQVLASRLVGVLDIRILADRALLAIDSPIHNRLPMNVRLAAFRTIEEAVGNVLKHAHARNVTISLSTPAGSDVLHLEVVDDGQGFDPASARSGLGLRCLEARLDHFGGRWGIESAPGGPTRLWASLPRCSSDLERQHATAALT; from the coding sequence ATGGACAGCGTACTTCGAGGAAGCCGACTTGCCCCGTCGTTTGACGACACGATGACGGGCAAGATCGTCGAAGACGCGCGTCTGGCGCTCGGAATGCCCTACATCGCGCTCGCCCGCTTCGACGAGGCGACGCGCACGACGCGGATCGTTGCCACGGGCGGAGCGAGCGGCGATGCCATGCAGCGCGGCATACGGCTCGCGCGGCGGCTCATTCCGTCGTTCGATCCCTTCTCGGCGACGGCGTCGGCGGACTACAACGAACACACCCGCGCGGTGTACTTCGAGCGACGCGTCGTCATGGCGCCGCTTTCGGACATCGTCGGCGACCTCGTCCCGCCGCTCATGCTGCAAATCGCGGCGAAGGTCGCGGGCATTTCGCACTGCATGCTCGTTCCCCTGCACGTCGAAGAGCGCGTCTTCGGGTCGCTGGTGTGCGTGCAGCGCGGCGAGACCTTCACCGAAGCGGACACGCGAATCGCCTGTGCGTTCGCCTCGCAAGTCGCGCTGCACCTTCGGAACTTGGAACTGCTCGCCGAGCAGCGCCGAATCACCCTCGCCCTCGAAGAATCGCGCGCCCTCGTCACCGAAGCCGAGGAGCGCACGAAACGCGAAATCAGCGAGTTTTTGCACTCACGCGTGCAATCGCGTCTGCTCGTCGCGTGGTACCGTCTCGGCGAACTCAGCGAGCAGTACCCCGAGGCGCGACCCGCCTTGGAACGCGTGCGCGAAGACTTGGAGCACCTGCGCGAGCACGACGTCCGCTCGATCAGTCATCTCCTGCACCCCGAGGCGCTCGGCGTCGGCCTGGTCGCCGCGTTGCAAGTCCTCGCGTCGCGCCTCGTGGGAGTCCTCGACATTCGCATCCTCGCGGACCGTGCGCTGCTGGCGATCGACTCGCCCATTCACAACCGGTTGCCGATGAACGTGCGCCTCGCGGCGTTCCGCACGATCGAGGAAGCGGTCGGCAACGTCTTGAAGCACGCGCACGCTCGCAACGTCACCATCTCGCTCTCGACTCCGGCGGGCTCCGACGTGCTGCACCTCGAAGTCGTGGACGACGGACAAGGTTTCGATCCCGCCTCGGCTCGGTCGGGGCTCGGCCTGCGCTGCCTGGAGGCGCGCCTCGACCACTTCGGAGGACGTTGGGGCATCGAGAGCGCGCCCGGCGGCCCGACGCGCCTGTGGGCGTCGCTTCCGCGATGTTCGAGCGATCTCGAACGCCAACACGCGACCGCCGCCCTGACCTGA